TCTCAGGTTAACCCAGGTTGGGAGCTCCAAAAAATCAACATAACCAGAGTTAAGAAATCGGAACAATAAAACTTACATATTCCGATTTCTTTAACTTGCATATATTCAGATGTATGACTCAGTGATCACAATCGTCCGTCCACCAGATCAGTATCCAGCATCCCTTTGACGTCATAGATAATGCCATTTTCTTTTACTAACGCTGATAAGTTAAGTGTAGCAAATGAGTTATGCGCAACAGCCAGAATAATGGCATCATATTTCTGATCAGGGATATCTGTAGAAATAGCTACATGATAAGCTTTCTGTACCTCTTGGGGATCTACCCACGGATCGTAAATTGTGACTTGCGCAGAATATTCGTGGAGTGTACGTGCAATATCAATGACTTTCGTATTACGTACATCAGGACAGTTTTCCTTAAAGGTGAATCCCAACAACAAAACCGAAGACCCCATCACCTGAATTTTTTTCTTCAGCATTAAATGAACTACCTGGTTGGCAACGTATTCACCCATCCCGTCATTCATCCGACGACCAGCCAGAATAATTTCAGGATGGTAACCGTACTCCTGAGCTTTTTGTGCCAGATAATAAGGATCCACGCCTATACAGTGTCCACCTACTAATCCAGGCTTAAAAGGCAAAAAATTCCATTTGGTTGCAGCAGCCTCAAGCACAGCCTGTGTATCAATACCCATCCGGTTGAAAATCTTGGCCAGTTCATTGACAAAAGCAATATTAATATCGCGCTGGGAGTTCTCAATCACCTTTGCAGCTTCGGCCACCCTTATGGATGGAGCTAAATGAGTCCCGGCCACAATGACCGAACAATAAAGCGCATCCACCTTTGCCCCTGTTTCAGCCGTTGAACCTGAGGTTACTTTTTTAATCCGTTCTACAGTATGTTCTTTATCTCCGGGGTTAATCCGTTCGGGAGAATATCCGGCAAAGAAATCTTTATTAAAGGTTAGTCCCGAAATTTTTTCAACTACAGGAACACATGTTTCTTCGGTAACGCCTGGATAAACCGTAGATTCATAAATAACGATATCTCCTTTTTTGATCACTTTCCCTACTGTTTCACTGGCTTTTACCAGAGGAGTCAGATCTGGATTATTATGTACATCCACAGGGGTAGGAACGGTAACGATAAAATAGGTACAATCACGGATATCTTCCAGATTGGAAGTGCAGAATAGACCTTTCGATCCCATGGAGGGTGCCTGTGACACCAATGCTGACTGCAGTATGTTGCTATCCACTTCCAGCGTAGCGTCAATACCATTCATTAAAGCATCTACCCGTGCCTGATTTACATCAAATCCTATTACAGGATATTTTGTTGCAAAAAGACGTGCCAGAGGCAGTCCTACATATCCTAACCCAATGATTCCAATTTTAATTCCCATAAAATAATATAATTTTATTCTCCAATACCATTAATTTTAGATACTTCGCTTTTTGATTTATTCTGTTATTTGATCCTTCAGTTATTTGATTTCTACCGTCTGTCAACTCTTTTCTACTGATTGATCTTCTTCCTTAGCTTCCTCCTATTTTATTATTCAGTTATTGGATTCCTCCCGTCTACTAGCTACTAAACTACTTGGCAGTTGTTATCTTCTTTCTACTGGTTAATGTCGTTTCATAATACCATTTCACAGCTTCTTTTAGTCCTTCCTGAAAGAAGAAAAGAGGCTGATATCCGAGCAGCTTCTGTGCCTTTTCAATACTGGCTAACGAATGAGGAATATCTCCGGCACGGTTTTGCCCATGCTGGATAGTGATTGAAGCTATTGCGGGATCATATTCACTTAAATACATCTTCAGATATTCGGCCAACTGGTTCAATGTGGTTCGTTCCCCGCAGGCGGTATTATACACAGTATTAACAGCATCTGGACGGATAGCTGACATCGCCAGTAAATTCATCAACAACACGTTATCAATATAGGTAAAATCACGTGAATAAGATCCGTCTCCGTTGATGACAGGCGATTCATGCTGCATCAGTTGTTTTACAAACAAAGGAATGACAGCAGCATAAGCTCCTTCCGGGTCCTGTCTGCGTCCAAACACATTGAAATAGCGGAGCCCTATGCTTTCCAATCCGTAAGTAGTGGCAAACACATCTGCATATAGCTCATTAACATATTTGGTAATAGCATATGGCGATAATGGACGTCCAATGATTTCCTCCCGTTTGGGTAAGGATGCTGAATCACCATAAGTTGAAGAACTGGCGGCATAAACAAAGCGTTTTACTTTAGCATCACAGGCAGCAATCAGCATATTTAAAAAACCTGTCGTGTTGACTTCATGCGTCGTGAGGGGGTCTTTGATGGAACGGGGAACCGATCCCAAAGCTGCCTCATGCAATACGTACTCAACACCTTCAACCGCTTTTTTGCAATCTTCAGGATTACGGATATCTCCTACGATCAGTTCGAAATTGGGATGTTGCAGTGCCGCAGACAAGTTTCCCCAATGGCCTGTACTGAAATTGTCCAGACACACCACCCGATGTCCCTGTTGTAATAACAAATCACATAAATTACTGCCGATAAATCCTGCTCCTCCGGTTACTAAAATTACCGTAGGCTCTATATTTGGAAAATTCATTTGTTACTGAACTTATGAGTATTATTTTTTTACTTCGTGTGGATTAATTTGATGTTCTTTCCTATAGTGATAACCATACCCATATTGATGATTTTGGGCTTCGATGTCATTCAGAAGAAGGTACATTGGCTTAAGGGAACCGTCATTGGCAAGACGCTTAATATAATCCATATCTTCCCGATCCGTGTACCCTGATCTACAGATATATAAGGTAATATCAGTTATTCGTTGTAGCAACAATGTATCCGACACTGCACCCACTGGAGCGGTATCCACAATGATGTAATCATATTCAGGTTTTAGCGTATTAATAAGATTATCAACTTGAGATCTCATGATAAGTTCATTGGGATTTGGTGGAATCATTCCACTGGGTAGGACATCCAGATTTGGGTAATCTGCTAATGGAGTAATTAATTTATGTACATCGTTCTCATTTCCGATTAAGTATGTTGTTACTCCTTCATCTGTAGACATCCCAAAGAACTTTGTAATTTGGGGACTACGCAAATCAAACCCCAATAACAATACTTTCTTGTCTGCCATCGCTAATGTGATAGCTAAATTTGCACTTACTATGGTTTTCCCTTCACCATGTTGCGTGGAGGTTATTGTAATCACTTTTTGAGAAGGAGAATCGAATACGAATTTTAATTTAGCGCGTAATAATTTGTATAGCTCTACAGTATATTCATTTCTACAGGCAGTCAATATTTTAGAATCTCCTTGGATGTGTCCCAATTCGGCGAATACATTTATACCAGTAAGGGTTTCCACCTCTTTTGTTGTATGGATTGTTGGATCGATCCAATCTTTTATTAAAATGATCACAACAGGAATGGCTATACCAATAGCGAGAAATAGGAGCATAATGATAGATGCATGGGGGGTGATCTTCATTGCGTCTTCTGCGCTGTCGATTACTCTGGCTTTAGGGACTGTCACAGCCATTGTCAACGATGCGTCTTCTCGTTTTTGCAAAAGATATAAATATAATTCTTCTTTCACTTTTTGTTGACGCTCAATTTCCAGATATTCTCTTTGTTGTCGGGGAATATCTTTAATTCGTGACCCCATGATGGTGTTTTGTTTTCCCAAATCCTGCAGTGTAATCTGAATACCTCGTCGGGTATTTACAATGCTGGTTAAAATGGCTTTACGCGCATCTTCCACCTGATGATTTAAAGCAATCAGGGCTGGGTTGTTCGACGTAGAATTGCGGGCTATTCGTTCTCTTTCAAGAACCAGTTCATCATAAGTATTGATGACTGCGATTAAACCGACGTCCGTTAAGCCCAGGTTGGGAACTAACGCATTGTTGTATTTTGGATTCTGGACGAATTTCTCTACATAATCAATCAAATGGAGCTGTGTCTCTGCTGTTACGGTTTGTTGCTGGTAGCTGTTTGCATCTTGCAAAAAGAGACTGGCTTCCGAATCAATATCGACCAAATTGTTCGCTTGTTTAAAATTTTCAGCCTGTTGTTCTACATCGCTAAGTTCCCCGGTTAATACTTTGAGTTGTTCATTGATGAAACTTGCTGTACTTAGTGCGGATTGATTAAGCTGTTCTATTGCATCCTGGTTATAGACGTCTATCAGGGTGTTAAGAATATCTTCTCCTTTCTGCATACTTCCTGTCAAGATCGTCAAATCGATTACATCGGTTTGTTTGCCCACGTCTGTTGTTAAGGCTGATGATGCTAAATTTTTAGCAACGCCGATTGGATTATTAATTTGTATATATAAGCGTTCCGTAGGTAATTCAAATCCAAGACGTTGCTTTAGTATGATTGTTCCAACAGGTGTTTTTAAAATGACTGGGAACTTTCTGATAGTCCACAACTGAACTTTATTACCATAATGCACTTCAGCCGTTAGCGTATGGTCTGTTGCCGGTGAGACATCAATCAGAAGTGTCTCGTGAAGATGCTTGAGCAATGTGCTGTCTATTTCTGCAATCAGAGGTGAAGAGATATATAGTTCTTCTTTATGAAAAAATCGATCATGATAATAAGTTGTATAAAGCTTAAGACGATAAACCACTTTTTTCATCATGTTACGTGAATGAATTACCTGTTCTTCGTCATTGACCATAGGGGGATTATCTGTTATTCCCAGTTGTCCAAATTCATTCACCACAGACATAGCATTCATTTGTCCATTTTTTGATTGATCTATGATCAGGATAGAGGCTGTGCTTTGATAACTGCTGGGTAAGGTATGTACATAGATATAACCGGCTATTAGAGCGATGATCATTGAACCCACAATCCATCTCCAGTAGCCTATGAGCTTTTGATATAATTCCCGGAAATCAAAAGGCGTTTTCTGTGTAAATTCGGATGGTTCTTCTGTATATTTTTCCATGAGTATAAATGCTACAAATAAAAGTCAGATCAATAATTATTCAACAAAACAATAAGTTGATTAATGTTTTGCCAGGGTAACTACTAATGAGGCTAACGAAATCAGGGTTCCGACAATAGAGATCGAAATGGTTTCGGCTGTACTGAACGCAGACGATCTGGCTTTGGGCTTATTCGGTTGAACATAGAGAATGTCATCTTGTTGAAGAAAGAAATATGGCGATTTTATAATGTTTTTATCGGTTAAGTTCAATCGGTATGTTTCCCGTTTTCCATTACTATCCTGACGTATCAATAGGACATTGTTCCTTTTCCCGAAGATGGTCATATCGCCTGCCATGGCAAGTGCTTCAAATACGCTGATTTGCTCATTGTTCACTGTAAATACCCCCGGGTGAGCCACTTCTCCCAGTACGCTGATACGATAATTGGCATAACGCACGTTAATAATAGGAATTTCTTTCATGTAGTGAGGGTAAATATCTGATTTAAGCGTTGATTCCAATTCCATTTTCGTCATTCCTTCTGCATGGATTTTCCCGATAACAGGAAATGTGATATTGCCATCCAGATCGACTAAATAGGTTTGTAAGGCAACAGCAGTCGTAGCCGAAGTGGTATTTACCATATTGCTTGCCGGCGTCGGAACCAAAGGTAAATTGAATGGAATGGATAATTCAGGGGTTGGTGTGTTAACGGTAATGATCAATAAATCACCTATCTTAATTTTTTGGGATGGCACGATTACCGTGGTGTCATTCAGATTTGGATAACTTCCTGATTTTTGCGCATATACAATCTTTTTTTCAGCATTGCATGAGGTTAGTAGCAATGTAATCAGAAGTAGACATCCCATTTGCCATTTGAATAACCTTCTACCCTTCAAGTGCGATTTCTGTGTGTATAAAAGCATAGCCTTTTGTGTTGTGCGGTTGTGTTGAGATATCATTATGTATATCCTTATTGATTACGTTTTACAAAGGTAACGGTTTCTTATTATGCTCCAATTCAAATTGTCTTTTCCAAATTGATTTTGAGGTCATCTTTACGTGTTGATCCTTAATTCTCTGCCTTTTGGTTAGGGTGTCTCAACCATTTTTTTCTGATCCAGTTGTTCATAAATGGAATTCAAACTGAGGAATTCAGGCACCAGATCTTTCATTTTTTGTACCACCTGGATAGTTTTCATCTCATACGCCAAAGCAATCAACTCTTCAATCCTTTGTGAAACTTCCTCAAACCGGAATTCGGCAACCTGGGCTACCATTATTTTTGGATGGGTAGTAGGTTTGGTTATTTCCTGATTGTTAAGCAGCTCTTCATACAATTTTTCTCCTGGCCTCAACCCTGTATATACAATTTCAATATCTTTTCCCGGAATGAATCCTGCCAATTGAATCATATTCCGGGCTAAATCGTCTATTTTTACCGGTTTCCCCATATCGAAAAGATAGATTTCCCCATTTTCTCCATGTACACTTGCCTGAAGAACCAATCGGCATGCTTCTGGGATAGTCATAAAATAGCGGATAATATTTTTATCGGTTACCGTTACCGGACCTCCGGCTTCAATTTGTTCCTTAAATCGGGGAATAACTGATCCGTTCGATCCCAATACATTTCCAAACCGGGTAGTGATGAATTGAGTCGTGCTTTTTTTAGGGTCAATATGTTTAGCTAACGATTGTACATAAATCTCAGCAATTCGTTTGGAGGCTCCCATCACATTACTAGGATTGACAGCTTTGTCAGTTGAGATCATCACAAACTTCTCGGCGTTGTATTTTAGGGCGCAACCAGCTACATTTTTTGTTCCGAACACATTCGTCAAAATGGCCTCAGAAGGATGCCGTTCCATCATGGGAACATGTTTATAGGCAGCTGCATGATATATAATTTCAGGATGATATTGACGGAACAGCTTTTCCATGCATTCATTCCGTTTAACATCACCAATGACCGGGATGATATTAATGTCCCGGCAATGATCCGACAGGTAAGTCTCTATTTCATAAAGAGGGGTTTCCGCTATGTCGAATAAAATGATGGTTTTGGGTTCAAAGCCGGCAATCTGTCTTACAATTTCACTTCCTATCGAGCCGGCTGCTCCTGTTACCAGAATGTTTTTACCTTTAATGTCATGTTGTATATCCAACAGGTCGATTTTAATTTCTGTCCTTCCCAGTAAATCTTCAATCTGTATAGGTCGAATGGAGTGCTTGTCTTTTTTTTCTTCCGTCCATATCTTAGGCGATCGGGCTAACAAAATTTGTAAGTTAAGCAGTATGCCTGCTTGCACCAAACGATCTTTTTCTTCCAATAAATCATTCTGGGTTGAAAAGATTAATGACGTCACTTTGTACGAATGAATGATTGATTGCAGTGAATCTTTTTTGGCAAAGAAGATAGGAAGATCCAGAATGCGTTGATTACAGGCATTGGAATCCGGAGTAATAAAACCGGTTATTTTATAGGGAGATTGACGGTTATTGTTGAGCATCTGGGCTATAGCAACACTATCAGCATCAATGCCGAACATTAATCCGGCAGAACGGTTGTTTTCATGTGACGAAGCCGTTATGTAATGGTAGATACGGAATATAATATAACGAAAGATGATTAAACTGAAAAAAGTGAAGGTGCTGATTTTGATCAGCAGTGAAAATAAAATACCTGAAAGATGATGGGGATAGATTAGCTGCAGAAACAGGTAAAACAATAGATTGGAGATAAAAACTGCTGTAATGATACGTCCGATTTCATGATAAGAAGAGTAGCGGATTACCCCATGGTGTGTTTTGAGAGAAATATAAGTGATCAGACATAAAAACAGATATACAAATAAGGTATAAAACGTCGGTAAAGACGAGTTCTCAAGTGCGTACGTCGTTTGCATGATCCAGAACGAAAACGCAAATGCAAAGGCAGATAGAAAAAGATCAATACATAAAATAATCCATCGGTTAGTATAGCGTGATATCAGTATTTTAGAAATGCGCAATTTGAAGT
The sequence above is drawn from the Microbacter margulisiae genome and encodes:
- a CDS encoding nucleotide sugar dehydrogenase, which produces MGIKIGIIGLGYVGLPLARLFATKYPVIGFDVNQARVDALMNGIDATLEVDSNILQSALVSQAPSMGSKGLFCTSNLEDIRDCTYFIVTVPTPVDVHNNPDLTPLVKASETVGKVIKKGDIVIYESTVYPGVTEETCVPVVEKISGLTFNKDFFAGYSPERINPGDKEHTVERIKKVTSGSTAETGAKVDALYCSVIVAGTHLAPSIRVAEAAKVIENSQRDINIAFVNELAKIFNRMGIDTQAVLEAAATKWNFLPFKPGLVGGHCIGVDPYYLAQKAQEYGYHPEIILAGRRMNDGMGEYVANQVVHLMLKKKIQVMGSSVLLLGFTFKENCPDVRNTKVIDIARTLHEYSAQVTIYDPWVDPQEVQKAYHVAISTDIPDQKYDAIILAVAHNSFATLNLSALVKENGIIYDVKGMLDTDLVDGRL
- a CDS encoding SDR family oxidoreductase produces the protein MNFPNIEPTVILVTGGAGFIGSNLCDLLLQQGHRVVCLDNFSTGHWGNLSAALQHPNFELIVGDIRNPEDCKKAVEGVEYVLHEAALGSVPRSIKDPLTTHEVNTTGFLNMLIAACDAKVKRFVYAASSSTYGDSASLPKREEIIGRPLSPYAITKYVNELYADVFATTYGLESIGLRYFNVFGRRQDPEGAYAAVIPLFVKQLMQHESPVINGDGSYSRDFTYIDNVLLMNLLAMSAIRPDAVNTVYNTACGERTTLNQLAEYLKMYLSEYDPAIASITIQHGQNRAGDIPHSLASIEKAQKLLGYQPLFFFQEGLKEAVKWYYETTLTSRKKITTAK
- a CDS encoding GumC family protein; the encoded protein is MEKYTEEPSEFTQKTPFDFRELYQKLIGYWRWIVGSMIIALIAGYIYVHTLPSSYQSTASILIIDQSKNGQMNAMSVVNEFGQLGITDNPPMVNDEEQVIHSRNMMKKVVYRLKLYTTYYHDRFFHKEELYISSPLIAEIDSTLLKHLHETLLIDVSPATDHTLTAEVHYGNKVQLWTIRKFPVILKTPVGTIILKQRLGFELPTERLYIQINNPIGVAKNLASSALTTDVGKQTDVIDLTILTGSMQKGEDILNTLIDVYNQDAIEQLNQSALSTASFINEQLKVLTGELSDVEQQAENFKQANNLVDIDSEASLFLQDANSYQQQTVTAETQLHLIDYVEKFVQNPKYNNALVPNLGLTDVGLIAVINTYDELVLERERIARNSTSNNPALIALNHQVEDARKAILTSIVNTRRGIQITLQDLGKQNTIMGSRIKDIPRQQREYLEIERQQKVKEELYLYLLQKREDASLTMAVTVPKARVIDSAEDAMKITPHASIIMLLFLAIGIAIPVVIILIKDWIDPTIHTTKEVETLTGINVFAELGHIQGDSKILTACRNEYTVELYKLLRAKLKFVFDSPSQKVITITSTQHGEGKTIVSANLAITLAMADKKVLLLGFDLRSPQITKFFGMSTDEGVTTYLIGNENDVHKLITPLADYPNLDVLPSGMIPPNPNELIMRSQVDNLINTLKPEYDYIIVDTAPVGAVSDTLLLQRITDITLYICRSGYTDREDMDYIKRLANDGSLKPMYLLLNDIEAQNHQYGYGYHYRKEHQINPHEVKK
- a CDS encoding polysaccharide biosynthesis/export family protein; the encoded protein is MGCLLLITLLLTSCNAEKKIVYAQKSGSYPNLNDTTVIVPSQKIKIGDLLIITVNTPTPELSIPFNLPLVPTPASNMVNTTSATTAVALQTYLVDLDGNITFPVIGKIHAEGMTKMELESTLKSDIYPHYMKEIPIINVRYANYRISVLGEVAHPGVFTVNNEQISVFEALAMAGDMTIFGKRNNVLLIRQDSNGKRETYRLNLTDKNIIKSPYFFLQQDDILYVQPNKPKARSSAFSTAETISISIVGTLISLASLVVTLAKH
- a CDS encoding polysaccharide biosynthesis protein, which produces MNDFKLRISKILISRYTNRWIILCIDLFLSAFAFAFSFWIMQTTYALENSSLPTFYTLFVYLFLCLITYISLKTHHGVIRYSSYHEIGRIITAVFISNLLFYLFLQLIYPHHLSGILFSLLIKISTFTFFSLIIFRYIIFRIYHYITASSHENNRSAGLMFGIDADSVAIAQMLNNNRQSPYKITGFITPDSNACNQRILDLPIFFAKKDSLQSIIHSYKVTSLIFSTQNDLLEEKDRLVQAGILLNLQILLARSPKIWTEEKKDKHSIRPIQIEDLLGRTEIKIDLLDIQHDIKGKNILVTGAAGSIGSEIVRQIAGFEPKTIILFDIAETPLYEIETYLSDHCRDINIIPVIGDVKRNECMEKLFRQYHPEIIYHAAAYKHVPMMERHPSEAILTNVFGTKNVAGCALKYNAEKFVMISTDKAVNPSNVMGASKRIAEIYVQSLAKHIDPKKSTTQFITTRFGNVLGSNGSVIPRFKEQIEAGGPVTVTDKNIIRYFMTIPEACRLVLQASVHGENGEIYLFDMGKPVKIDDLARNMIQLAGFIPGKDIEIVYTGLRPGEKLYEELLNNQEITKPTTHPKIMVAQVAEFRFEEVSQRIEELIALAYEMKTIQVVQKMKDLVPEFLSLNSIYEQLDQKKMVETP